The Denticeps clupeoides chromosome 5, fDenClu1.1, whole genome shotgun sequence genome includes a region encoding these proteins:
- the LOC114790762 gene encoding beta-1 adrenergic receptor, whose protein sequence is MLQAPEKVTCSVCCCTPANRILVVIFLTLLIFAILFGNSVTLAVVVGTKHFRTPQGYLKASLATADLVVGVFVVPLSVYTEVSLLANASTPEWLARTSQHVPFHPCAFIGPVFAGCTLVSITTIFLLAIERSVAVLKPLHKGSVVTKGRTSALIALSWAGSFFLAVTPMLSSAEIVLEYNPCSRMCNYAPGGADHASHAWKILLLFPAFDFTLLGGTVVINIISFSAIRRCSKRRKHLANADCQSSSKPSFSDIKAAKTIGTLTVAFTVSFTPIAVFVVGNVVGNEWCNFSFFAFWILATNSCWNVIIYSVMDQKFRHRAHQLLRSPGAEDAPSAQQQT, encoded by the coding sequence ATGCTGCAGGCCCCGGAGAAAGTGACCTGCAGCGTGTGCTGCTGCACGCCGGCGAATAGAATCCTGGTGGTGATCTTCCTGACGCTCCTGATATTCGCCATCCTGTTCGGGAACTCGGTGACTCTGGCGGTGGTCGTCGGGACCAAGCACTTCCGCACACCCCAGGGGTACCTGAAGGCGTCCCTGGCCACGGCGGACCTGGTGGTGGGCGTCTTCGTGGTGCCGCTCTCGGTCTACACCGAGGTGTCGCTGCTGGCCAACGCGTCCACGCCCGAGTGGCTGGCGCGCACCTCGCAGCACGTGCCCTTCCACCCGTGCGCCTTCATCGGACCCGTGTTCGCCGGGTGCACCCTGGTGTCCATCACCACCATCTTCCTGCTCGCCATCGAGAGGAGCGTCGCCGTCCTGAAGCCGCTGCACAAGGGCTCGGTGGTCACCAAGGGCAGGACGAGCGCGCTGATCGCCCTCTCGTGGGCGGGCAGCTTCTTCCTGGCGGTCACCCCCATGCTGTCCAGCGCCGAGATCGTCCTGGAGTACAACCCGTGCAGCAGGATGTGCAACTACGCGCCGGGCGGCGCGGACCACGCCTCGCACGCGTGGAAGATCCTGCTGCTCTTCCCGGCCTTCGACTTCACGCTGCTGGGCGGAACCGTGGTGATCAACATCATATCCTTCTCCGCCATCCGGCGCTGCTCGAAACGGAGGAAGCACCTCGCCAACGCGGACTGCCAGAGCTCCTCCAAGCCCAGCTTTTCCGACATCAAGGCGGCCAAGACCATCGGAACCCTCACCGTTGCCTTCACCGTGTCCTTCACCCCCATCGCAGTATTCGTCGTCGGGAACGTAGTTGGCAACGAGTGGTGCAACTTCTCCTTTTTCGCCTTCTGGATCCTGGCCACGAACAGCTGCTGGAACGTGATCATCTACAGCGTGATGGACCAGAAGTTCCGACACCGGGCGCACCAACTCCTGCGCTCGCCCGGCGCAGAGGACGCGCCCAGCGCCCAGCAGCAGACCTAG
- the ndufaf6 gene encoding NADH dehydrogenase (ubiquinone) complex I, assembly factor 6 isoform X4, whose translation MKHHAFIINCFSLLVLYEFRKGCLLVSQQEKDLDDKAYRNLQELETYAEQVQSSLLYLLLETLGVRDVHADHAASHIGKAQGIVTCLRATPFHSRHRKVFLPMDICMLHGASQEDFIRGSREQNVKDVVYDIASQAHVHLQHARSFCKNVPAAAVPAFLQTVVLEDFLQRIRKTDFDIFHPSIQKRNPLLPIELYLRSWKKQTY comes from the exons ATGAAAcaccatgcatttattattaactgTTTTAGTCTGTTAGTTTTGTATGAATTTAGAAAGGGATGTCTGCTGGTGTCTCAACAGGAGAAGGATCTGGATGACAAAGCTTACAGAAACCTACAGGAACTGGAGACATATGCTGAGCAAGTGCAGTCATCACTACTCTACCTTCTCTTAGAGACACTAG GAGTCAGAGATGTTCATGCTGACCATGCTGCAAGCCACATAGGGAAGGCTCAGGGCATTGTGACATGTCTCCGAGCCACTCCTTTCCACAGCCGTCACCGTAAAGTTTTTCTTCCCATGGACATCTGCATGCTG CATGGGGCATCACAGGAAGATTTCATCCGTGGAAGCCGGGAACAAAATGTGAAAGATGTGGTGTATGACATCGCAAGCCAAGCCCATGTCCATTTACAGCAC gccCGGTCATTCTGTAAAAACGTTCCTGCTGCAGCAGTCCCAGCATTCCTGCAGACA GTGGTTCTGGAGGACTTTCTGCAGCGAATAAGAAAGACTGACTTTGATATATTTCATCCCAGCATTCAGAAGAGGAACCCCCTGCTGCCAATTGAGCTTTATTTAAGATCATGGAAGAAGCAGACATATTGA
- the ndufaf6 gene encoding NADH dehydrogenase (ubiquinone) complex I, assembly factor 6 isoform X2 produces MSSWHRQVKDSVSQKNIGLMRMQFWKAAVEDIFRDDPPVQPVSMELWRAVRNHTLTKRWMLRIINAREKDLDDKAYRNLQELETYAEQVQSSLLYLLLETLGVRDVHADHAASHIGKAQGIVTCLRATPFHSRHRKVFLPMDICMLHGASQEDFIRGSREQNVKDVVYDIASQAHVHLQHARSFCKNVPAAAVPAFLQTVVLEDFLQRIRKTDFDIFHPSIQKRNPLLPIELYLRSWKKQTY; encoded by the exons ATGTCGAGCTGGCACAGGCAG GTGAAGGACTCAGTGTCTCAGAAAAACATAGGTCTGATGCGCATGCAGTTCTGGAAGGCCGCAGTTGAGGATATATTTAGGGACGATCCTCCAGTTCAGCCGGTCAGCATGGAGCTCTGGAGG GCGGTCCGGAATCATACCCTCACCAAAAGGTGGATGCTGAGAATCATAAACGCACGG GAGAAGGATCTGGATGACAAAGCTTACAGAAACCTACAGGAACTGGAGACATATGCTGAGCAAGTGCAGTCATCACTACTCTACCTTCTCTTAGAGACACTAG GAGTCAGAGATGTTCATGCTGACCATGCTGCAAGCCACATAGGGAAGGCTCAGGGCATTGTGACATGTCTCCGAGCCACTCCTTTCCACAGCCGTCACCGTAAAGTTTTTCTTCCCATGGACATCTGCATGCTG CATGGGGCATCACAGGAAGATTTCATCCGTGGAAGCCGGGAACAAAATGTGAAAGATGTGGTGTATGACATCGCAAGCCAAGCCCATGTCCATTTACAGCAC gccCGGTCATTCTGTAAAAACGTTCCTGCTGCAGCAGTCCCAGCATTCCTGCAGACA GTGGTTCTGGAGGACTTTCTGCAGCGAATAAGAAAGACTGACTTTGATATATTTCATCCCAGCATTCAGAAGAGGAACCCCCTGCTGCCAATTGAGCTTTATTTAAGATCATGGAAGAAGCAGACATATTGA
- the ndufaf6 gene encoding NADH dehydrogenase (ubiquinone) complex I, assembly factor 6 isoform X1: MAQSVRLKHGSSAIINAQQRKIFSGVLCTQRPTGAKCLRTSTNATKQHDEKYCLDLVRSRDYDGFVCSLLFPDAARRASLTLRAFNVELAQVKDSVSQKNIGLMRMQFWKAAVEDIFRDDPPVQPVSMELWRAVRNHTLTKRWMLRIINAREKDLDDKAYRNLQELETYAEQVQSSLLYLLLETLGVRDVHADHAASHIGKAQGIVTCLRATPFHSRHRKVFLPMDICMLHGASQEDFIRGSREQNVKDVVYDIASQAHVHLQHARSFCKNVPAAAVPAFLQTVVLEDFLQRIRKTDFDIFHPSIQKRNPLLPIELYLRSWKKQTY, encoded by the exons ATGGCACAGTCAGTCAGGTTAAAGCATGGATCTTCAGCGATTATAAACGCGCAACAAAGGAAGATTTTTTCCGGGGTTCTATGTACACAAAGACCGACTGGAGCGAAATGTTTGCGGACGTCAACAAATGCAACAAAGCAGCATGACGAAAAGTACTGCCTTGATCTTGTAAG ATCTCGGGATTACGATGGATTTGTGTGCTCCCTGCTATTCCCCGACGCGGCACGCCGCGCCTCCCTGACTTTGAGGGCGTTTAATGTCGAGCTGGCACAG GTGAAGGACTCAGTGTCTCAGAAAAACATAGGTCTGATGCGCATGCAGTTCTGGAAGGCCGCAGTTGAGGATATATTTAGGGACGATCCTCCAGTTCAGCCGGTCAGCATGGAGCTCTGGAGG GCGGTCCGGAATCATACCCTCACCAAAAGGTGGATGCTGAGAATCATAAACGCACGG GAGAAGGATCTGGATGACAAAGCTTACAGAAACCTACAGGAACTGGAGACATATGCTGAGCAAGTGCAGTCATCACTACTCTACCTTCTCTTAGAGACACTAG GAGTCAGAGATGTTCATGCTGACCATGCTGCAAGCCACATAGGGAAGGCTCAGGGCATTGTGACATGTCTCCGAGCCACTCCTTTCCACAGCCGTCACCGTAAAGTTTTTCTTCCCATGGACATCTGCATGCTG CATGGGGCATCACAGGAAGATTTCATCCGTGGAAGCCGGGAACAAAATGTGAAAGATGTGGTGTATGACATCGCAAGCCAAGCCCATGTCCATTTACAGCAC gccCGGTCATTCTGTAAAAACGTTCCTGCTGCAGCAGTCCCAGCATTCCTGCAGACA GTGGTTCTGGAGGACTTTCTGCAGCGAATAAGAAAGACTGACTTTGATATATTTCATCCCAGCATTCAGAAGAGGAACCCCCTGCTGCCAATTGAGCTTTATTTAAGATCATGGAAGAAGCAGACATATTGA
- the ndufaf6 gene encoding NADH dehydrogenase (ubiquinone) complex I, assembly factor 6 isoform X3, producing MRMQFWKAAVEDIFRDDPPVQPVSMELWRAVRNHTLTKRWMLRIINAREKDLDDKAYRNLQELETYAEQVQSSLLYLLLETLGVRDVHADHAASHIGKAQGIVTCLRATPFHSRHRKVFLPMDICMLHGASQEDFIRGSREQNVKDVVYDIASQAHVHLQHARSFCKNVPAAAVPAFLQTVVLEDFLQRIRKTDFDIFHPSIQKRNPLLPIELYLRSWKKQTY from the exons ATGCGCATGCAGTTCTGGAAGGCCGCAGTTGAGGATATATTTAGGGACGATCCTCCAGTTCAGCCGGTCAGCATGGAGCTCTGGAGG GCGGTCCGGAATCATACCCTCACCAAAAGGTGGATGCTGAGAATCATAAACGCACGG GAGAAGGATCTGGATGACAAAGCTTACAGAAACCTACAGGAACTGGAGACATATGCTGAGCAAGTGCAGTCATCACTACTCTACCTTCTCTTAGAGACACTAG GAGTCAGAGATGTTCATGCTGACCATGCTGCAAGCCACATAGGGAAGGCTCAGGGCATTGTGACATGTCTCCGAGCCACTCCTTTCCACAGCCGTCACCGTAAAGTTTTTCTTCCCATGGACATCTGCATGCTG CATGGGGCATCACAGGAAGATTTCATCCGTGGAAGCCGGGAACAAAATGTGAAAGATGTGGTGTATGACATCGCAAGCCAAGCCCATGTCCATTTACAGCAC gccCGGTCATTCTGTAAAAACGTTCCTGCTGCAGCAGTCCCAGCATTCCTGCAGACA GTGGTTCTGGAGGACTTTCTGCAGCGAATAAGAAAGACTGACTTTGATATATTTCATCCCAGCATTCAGAAGAGGAACCCCCTGCTGCCAATTGAGCTTTATTTAAGATCATGGAAGAAGCAGACATATTGA